Proteins co-encoded in one Halorussus vallis genomic window:
- a CDS encoding HalOD1 output domain-containing protein: MSKANGDPTDEKINVDESEWRQVNQIHYGRESDHELSTVLVFAIAEAKDVDPLDYGAMPPLYDSIDVESVEEMFFGPSGADTEREEEGTVSFHFDDHKVAVYSDGWIRIYEPAGFDGRADSADNSE, from the coding sequence ATGAGTAAAGCGAACGGCGACCCGACCGACGAGAAAATCAACGTCGACGAGTCGGAGTGGCGACAGGTGAACCAGATCCACTACGGCCGCGAGAGCGACCACGAACTGAGCACGGTGCTGGTCTTCGCCATCGCGGAGGCCAAGGACGTGGACCCCCTCGACTACGGGGCGATGCCGCCGCTCTACGACTCCATCGACGTTGAGTCGGTCGAAGAGATGTTCTTCGGCCCGTCGGGAGCGGACACGGAGCGCGAGGAGGAGGGCACCGTATCGTTCCACTTCGACGATCACAAGGTCGCAGTCTACAGCGACGGGTGGATACGCATCTACGAACCCGCCGGGTTCGATGGCAGGGCGGACTCCGCGGACAACTCCGAGTAG
- a CDS encoding winged helix-turn-helix transcriptional regulator, producing MSETNEESESDADDPLAVWCAGEDWCPVTATATVIGKKWHPVVVHRLLDGGPMGFNELEADVDGISSKVLSDSLEDLEEKGLVNRDIVSEKPVRVSYSLTERGESLESVIAEMAEWGSAYLAAPAGDGDSFS from the coding sequence ATGAGCGAGACGAACGAGGAATCCGAGAGCGACGCGGACGACCCGCTCGCGGTGTGGTGCGCCGGCGAGGACTGGTGTCCGGTCACCGCGACCGCGACGGTCATCGGCAAGAAGTGGCACCCGGTCGTCGTCCACCGCCTGCTCGACGGCGGGCCGATGGGGTTCAACGAACTCGAAGCCGACGTCGACGGCATCTCCAGCAAGGTCCTCTCGGACAGTTTGGAGGACCTGGAGGAGAAGGGGTTGGTCAACCGCGACATCGTGAGCGAGAAACCGGTCCGGGTGTCGTACTCGCTGACCGAACGGGGGGAGTCGCTCGAATCGGTCATCGCCGAGATGGCCGAGTGGGGGTCGGCGTACCTCGCCGCCCCGGCGGGCGACGGCGATTCGTTCTCGTGA
- a CDS encoding DsbA family oxidoreductase, with the protein MSTISEDELTVFSDYVCPFCYLGKAAMEEYLEEAEDPPEVEWHVFDLRGYKRHPDGSIDHDVEDGKDDDYFAQVRDNVERLKDEYDVEMTLDYSLEVDSWDAQKVSLYVKQAYDEETFEEFHERTFKALWRDGRDIGDPDVIADIAESVGVPEEEVRDAIDDDGLEAELKRRFEEAQEMGVSGIPTFAYDGHAARGAIPPHQFERLVEGT; encoded by the coding sequence ATGAGCACGATCAGCGAAGACGAACTCACCGTCTTCTCGGACTACGTCTGCCCGTTCTGCTACCTCGGGAAAGCGGCCATGGAGGAGTACCTCGAAGAAGCCGAGGACCCGCCGGAGGTCGAGTGGCACGTCTTCGACCTCCGGGGGTACAAGCGCCACCCCGACGGGAGCATCGACCACGACGTCGAGGACGGCAAGGACGACGACTACTTCGCGCAGGTCCGCGACAACGTCGAACGCCTCAAAGACGAGTACGACGTCGAGATGACCCTGGACTACTCGCTCGAGGTCGACTCCTGGGACGCCCAGAAGGTTTCGCTGTACGTCAAACAGGCCTACGACGAGGAGACGTTCGAGGAGTTCCACGAGCGGACCTTCAAGGCGCTCTGGCGGGACGGACGGGACATCGGCGACCCCGACGTCATCGCGGACATCGCAGAATCCGTCGGCGTCCCCGAAGAGGAGGTCCGCGACGCCATCGACGACGACGGACTCGAAGCCGAACTGAAACGGCGCTTCGAGGAGGCCCAGGAGATGGGCGTCTCGGGCATCCCGACGTTCGCCTACGACGGCCACGCCGCTCGCGGCGCGATTCCGCCTCACCAGTTCGAGCGACTCGTCGAGGGCACGTAG
- the pdxT gene encoding pyridoxal 5'-phosphate synthase glutaminase subunit PdxT: MTLQAGVVAVQGDVSEHADAIRRAADRHGREVEVAEIRTAGTVPDCDLLSLPGGESTAISRLLRSEGIAEEIVAHVEAGKPVLATCAGLIVAADDAGDDRVENLGVADVTVERNAFGRQKDSFEAPLDVEGLDAPFPAVFIRAPLIADAGGDAEVLASWDGNPVAVRDGPVVGTSFHPELTADSRIHGLAFFENESAGEPAGDLAASE; this comes from the coding sequence ATGACCCTACAAGCGGGTGTCGTCGCCGTCCAGGGCGACGTGAGCGAACACGCCGACGCGATTCGCCGGGCCGCCGACCGCCACGGCCGGGAGGTCGAGGTCGCCGAGATCCGGACCGCCGGAACCGTCCCCGACTGCGACCTGCTGTCGCTGCCGGGCGGCGAATCGACCGCCATCTCGCGGCTCCTCCGCTCGGAGGGCATCGCCGAGGAGATCGTCGCCCACGTCGAGGCCGGCAAGCCCGTGCTGGCGACCTGCGCGGGCCTCATCGTCGCCGCCGACGATGCGGGCGACGACCGCGTCGAGAACCTCGGGGTGGCGGACGTGACCGTCGAGCGCAACGCCTTCGGCCGCCAGAAGGACAGTTTCGAGGCGCCGCTCGACGTCGAGGGCCTCGACGCGCCGTTCCCGGCGGTGTTCATCCGCGCGCCGCTCATCGCAGACGCCGGCGGGGACGCCGAGGTGCTGGCGTCGTGGGACGGCAACCCGGTCGCGGTCCGGGACGGCCCGGTCGTCGGCACCTCCTTCCACCCCGAACTGACCGCCGACTCGCGAATCCACGGCCTGGCGTTCTTCGAGAACGAGTCGGCCGGCGAACCGGCCGGCGACCTCGCGGCGTCGGAGTAG
- the nucS gene encoding endonuclease NucS, which translates to MTTADGTTVALRDPTPEQARERVAAAIDRGDLITVFGRCSVDYEGRASSTLGPGDRLVVLKPDGTVLVHTDEGQQPVNWQPPGSTRSAAVAEGDLVVESTRSAPEERLVVSFESVRQVSTYDVSDPEDLALSGTEEDLRRRLLDDPDLVEAGFKPLATERETPAGAVDIYGRDHNGATVVVELKRKRVGPDAVGQLSRYVEALARDLHADAEIRGILVAPSVTDRARDLLTEKGLEFVALSPPE; encoded by the coding sequence GTGACAACCGCAGACGGCACGACGGTCGCCCTCCGCGACCCGACGCCCGAGCAGGCGCGCGAGCGGGTGGCCGCGGCCATCGACCGCGGCGACCTGATAACCGTCTTCGGCCGATGTTCGGTCGACTACGAGGGCCGGGCGTCGAGCACGCTCGGTCCCGGCGACCGCCTGGTCGTGCTCAAACCCGATGGGACGGTGCTGGTCCACACCGACGAGGGCCAACAGCCGGTGAACTGGCAGCCGCCGGGGTCGACCCGGAGCGCCGCGGTCGCCGAGGGCGACCTCGTCGTCGAGAGCACTCGTTCCGCGCCCGAAGAGCGACTGGTGGTGTCCTTCGAGTCGGTCCGGCAGGTGTCGACCTACGACGTGAGCGACCCCGAGGACCTCGCGCTCTCGGGGACCGAGGAGGACCTCCGCCGGCGACTGCTGGACGACCCCGACCTGGTGGAGGCGGGGTTCAAGCCGCTCGCCACCGAGCGCGAGACGCCCGCGGGCGCGGTCGACATCTACGGCCGCGACCACAACGGCGCGACCGTCGTCGTCGAACTCAAGCGCAAGCGGGTCGGCCCGGACGCGGTCGGCCAGCTTTCGCGATACGTCGAAGCGCTGGCCCGCGACCTCCACGCCGACGCCGAGATTCGGGGCATCCTGGTCGCGCCGTCGGTCACCGACCGGGCGCGCGACCTGCTCACCGAGAAGGGACTTGAGTTCGTCGCGCTCTCGCCGCCGGAGTAG
- a CDS encoding DNA polymerase sliding clamp, whose product MAKLDSNSGTDDSPNCPLRTIVDAETIQTTVELAHALFEECHVRFDEGGLRLSAMDAATVASVEIALDAAAFDSFEAVDGHVGVNLSRLRDVVRMADRGRPVRFALDAETRTLDVRMDELEYTLGVLDPETIRSPPDRPDGGFEFTGEVRVAAGDFERAVKAADMVSGHLALGIDADEEVFYVEAEGDTDDVSLALSADELLEFAPGPAHSLYSLDYLAAINRAMPRDGELDLRLGTEQPVEVGYEFADGAGSAEYLVAPRIARS is encoded by the coding sequence ATGGCCAAACTCGACTCAAACTCCGGAACCGACGACTCACCGAACTGCCCGCTCCGCACCATCGTGGACGCCGAGACGATTCAGACGACCGTCGAACTCGCCCACGCGCTGTTCGAGGAGTGTCACGTTCGCTTCGACGAGGGCGGACTCCGACTGTCGGCCATGGACGCCGCGACGGTGGCGTCGGTCGAAATCGCGCTCGACGCCGCCGCGTTCGACTCGTTCGAAGCCGTCGACGGGCACGTCGGCGTGAACCTCTCGCGACTCCGCGACGTCGTGCGGATGGCCGACCGGGGACGCCCCGTCCGGTTCGCCCTGGACGCAGAGACGCGAACGCTCGACGTCCGCATGGACGAACTCGAATACACGCTCGGGGTGCTGGACCCCGAAACTATCCGGTCGCCGCCAGACCGCCCCGACGGGGGCTTCGAGTTCACCGGCGAGGTGCGCGTGGCCGCCGGCGACTTCGAACGCGCGGTGAAGGCGGCCGACATGGTGTCGGGCCACCTCGCGCTCGGCATCGACGCCGACGAGGAGGTGTTCTACGTCGAGGCCGAAGGTGACACCGACGACGTCTCGCTCGCGCTGTCGGCCGACGAACTCCTCGAATTCGCGCCGGGACCGGCCCACTCGCTGTACTCGCTCGACTACCTGGCGGCCATCAACCGGGCGATGCCCCGGGACGGCGAGCTAGACCTCCGACTCGGCACCGAACAGCCGGTCGAAGTCGGCTACGAATTCGCCGACGGCGCGGGTTCGGCGGAGTACCTGGTCGCGCCCCGCATCGCGAGAAGCTGA
- a CDS encoding DUF6735 family protein yields the protein MAHRALLAYERDDGTYDLHRSRWGGADFSLARRITAETPFAGDAAAAVDPEPVASGLSLDEIVAEHVDFLHHEAFFRVDREFAATPFHVLWFGFELDAETVERSETVGHGALVAAHVRNPGGVDDYLRGWVRGTKAVVGDAVDRGWLSRADAVEYLAERVAAWDDDREVIRPE from the coding sequence ATGGCACACCGCGCACTCCTCGCCTACGAGCGCGACGACGGCACGTACGACCTCCACCGCTCGCGCTGGGGCGGTGCCGACTTCTCGCTCGCGCGCCGCATCACGGCCGAGACGCCCTTCGCCGGCGACGCGGCGGCCGCCGTGGACCCGGAGCCCGTCGCGTCGGGCCTCTCGCTCGACGAAATCGTCGCCGAACACGTCGACTTCCTCCACCACGAAGCGTTCTTCCGCGTCGACCGCGAGTTCGCCGCGACGCCGTTCCACGTCCTGTGGTTCGGGTTCGAACTCGACGCCGAAACCGTCGAGCGGAGCGAGACGGTCGGTCACGGCGCGCTGGTCGCCGCACACGTCCGGAATCCCGGCGGCGTCGACGACTACCTCCGGGGCTGGGTCCGCGGGACGAAAGCGGTCGTCGGCGACGCCGTCGACCGTGGGTGGCTCTCCCGGGCGGATGCAGTCGAGTACCTCGCCGAACGGGTCGCGGCGTGGGACGACGACCGGGAGGTGATACGGCCGGAGTGA
- the mutS gene encoding DNA mismatch repair protein MutS, with the protein MDAALGPPEKMAESDDELTPMLSQYFDLCSRYDDSLVLFQVGDFYETFCEAAEATARLLEITLTKREDSTGTYPMAGIPVDNAESYIETLLDAGYRVAVADQVQDPEEATGVVERAVTRIVTPGTLTEDELLDTDDNNFVACLTSGERYGLALLDVSTGDFYATSARREDAVEDEISRFAPAEAVVEPGVSTDFFAADCMVSPYDPGAFEAESARERVESYFGPPESLLAEDCEIRACGALLAYAEYTRGGKDDELDYLNHLTRYEPREYMLLDAVALDSLELFERRGVRGDPDATLLGVLDETSCALGSRKLKDWLRRPLLDEARIEARLDAVEEWTESVRAREEARTLLRDVYDIERLIARISRGRANARDLRSLKDTLDVVPELKAAMADLDSEKLSALRDGLDELADVRDLIDRAIQENPDREITEGGVIAEGYDDELDALRATEREGKAWIDDLQAKERERTGVGSLKVGHNAVHGYYIEVTNPNLDSVPDDYERRQTLKNSERFYTPELKEREDEILRAENRADDLEHELFREVRSTVAAESERVQALADALAELDVLAALGEVAAKHDYGRPDIGGEGISVERGRHPVVERTEESFVPNDVTLGSDDRFAVITGPNMSGKSTYMRQVALITVLAQTGSFVPAASASVTPVDRVFTRVGASDDIAGGRSTFMVEMTELASILRSATEDSLVLLDEVGRGTSTTDGLAIARAVTEHVHDEIGAMTLFATHHHELTETAADLPRAFNLHFAADQTDEEVVFDHDVRPGAATASYGVQVAREAGVPDEVVERSKELLAAERAERDDEAAENAADAAGASAEADSAPRLTADGEGPSDGEEPSSGSTPRASADAAASALADRLREVDVATMTPLEAMNELAELKREVE; encoded by the coding sequence ATGGACGCGGCGCTGGGGCCACCCGAGAAGATGGCCGAGAGCGACGACGAACTGACGCCGATGCTGAGTCAGTACTTCGACCTCTGCTCGCGGTACGACGACTCGCTCGTCCTCTTCCAGGTGGGGGACTTCTACGAAACCTTCTGCGAGGCGGCCGAGGCCACCGCCCGCCTGCTCGAAATCACGCTGACCAAGCGCGAGGACTCGACCGGCACCTACCCGATGGCGGGCATCCCCGTCGACAACGCCGAGTCGTACATCGAGACGCTACTGGACGCCGGCTACCGGGTCGCGGTCGCCGACCAGGTCCAGGACCCCGAGGAGGCGACCGGCGTGGTCGAACGCGCCGTGACGCGCATCGTCACGCCCGGCACGCTCACCGAGGACGAACTGCTCGACACCGACGACAACAACTTCGTGGCGTGTCTCACCTCGGGCGAACGCTACGGCCTCGCGCTCCTGGACGTCTCGACCGGCGATTTCTACGCAACCAGCGCCCGGCGCGAGGACGCCGTCGAGGACGAGATCAGTCGGTTCGCGCCCGCAGAGGCCGTCGTCGAACCGGGCGTCTCGACCGACTTCTTCGCGGCCGACTGCATGGTTTCGCCCTACGACCCGGGCGCGTTCGAGGCCGAGTCGGCCCGCGAGCGCGTCGAGTCGTACTTCGGGCCGCCCGAGAGCCTGCTCGCGGAGGATTGCGAGATTCGGGCCTGCGGCGCCCTGCTGGCGTACGCCGAGTACACCCGCGGCGGCAAGGACGACGAACTCGACTACCTCAACCACCTCACCCGCTACGAACCCCGCGAGTACATGCTGCTGGACGCGGTGGCGCTCGACAGCCTCGAACTGTTCGAGCGCCGGGGCGTCCGCGGCGACCCCGACGCGACCCTGCTGGGCGTGCTCGACGAGACGTCCTGCGCGCTCGGGAGTCGGAAGCTCAAGGACTGGCTCCGGCGACCCCTGCTGGACGAGGCCCGCATCGAGGCCCGCCTCGACGCCGTCGAGGAGTGGACCGAGAGCGTCCGGGCCCGCGAGGAGGCCCGGACGCTCCTGCGAGACGTCTACGACATCGAGCGACTCATCGCCCGCATCTCGCGCGGCCGGGCCAACGCCCGCGACCTGCGGTCGCTCAAAGACACCCTCGACGTGGTGCCCGAACTCAAGGCCGCGATGGCCGACCTCGACTCCGAGAAACTGTCGGCGCTCCGGGACGGCCTGGACGAACTCGCCGACGTCCGGGACCTGATCGACCGCGCTATCCAGGAGAACCCCGACCGCGAGATAACCGAGGGCGGTGTCATCGCCGAAGGCTACGACGACGAACTCGACGCGCTCCGGGCGACCGAGCGCGAGGGGAAGGCGTGGATCGACGACCTCCAGGCCAAAGAGCGCGAGCGCACTGGCGTCGGCTCGCTGAAGGTCGGCCACAACGCGGTCCACGGCTACTACATCGAGGTGACGAACCCGAACCTCGACTCGGTGCCGGACGACTACGAGCGCCGCCAGACGCTCAAGAACTCCGAGCGGTTCTACACGCCCGAACTCAAGGAGCGCGAGGACGAGATTCTCCGGGCCGAGAATCGGGCCGACGACCTCGAACACGAACTGTTCCGGGAGGTTCGCTCGACGGTCGCCGCCGAGTCCGAGCGCGTCCAGGCGCTGGCCGACGCGCTGGCGGAACTCGACGTCCTCGCCGCGCTCGGCGAGGTGGCGGCCAAGCACGATTACGGTCGCCCCGACATCGGCGGCGAGGGCATCAGCGTCGAGCGCGGCCGCCACCCCGTGGTCGAGCGCACCGAGGAGTCGTTCGTCCCCAACGACGTCACGCTCGGTTCCGACGACCGCTTCGCGGTCATCACCGGCCCGAACATGTCGGGCAAGTCGACGTACATGCGCCAGGTCGCCCTGATAACCGTGCTCGCCCAGACCGGGAGCTTCGTCCCGGCGGCCAGCGCGAGCGTCACCCCGGTCGACCGGGTGTTCACCCGGGTGGGCGCGAGCGACGACATCGCCGGCGGGCGCTCGACGTTCATGGTCGAGATGACCGAACTGGCTTCCATCCTCCGGAGCGCCACCGAGGACTCGCTGGTCTTGCTCGACGAGGTGGGTCGGGGCACCAGCACCACCGACGGGTTGGCCATCGCGCGGGCCGTCACCGAACACGTCCACGACGAGATCGGCGCCATGACGCTGTTCGCGACCCACCACCACGAACTCACCGAGACGGCCGCCGACCTGCCGCGTGCGTTCAACCTCCACTTCGCGGCCGACCAGACCGACGAGGAGGTCGTCTTCGACCACGACGTGCGCCCCGGCGCGGCCACCGCCTCCTACGGCGTCCAGGTCGCCCGGGAGGCGGGCGTCCCCGACGAGGTGGTAGAGCGCTCGAAGGAACTGCTGGCCGCCGAGCGCGCGGAACGCGACGACGAGGCGGCCGAGAACGCCGCCGACGCCGCCGGCGCGAGCGCCGAGGCCGACTCGGCCCCGCGACTGACGGCCGACGGTGAGGGACCGAGTGACGGCGAGGAACCGTCGTCCGGCTCCACGCCCCGGGCGAGCGCCGACGCCGCGGCGTCGGCGCTCGCCGACCGCCTCCGTGAGGTGGACGTGGCGACGATGACGCCGCTGGAGGCGATGAACGAACTCGCCGAGCTCAAGCGCGAAGTCGAGTGA
- a CDS encoding AIR synthase family protein — protein sequence MTDLGKVDRAFFDEHIYPNLGADRDDVTLGPRHGVDFGAVEVGGRTVVLASDPLSLTPALGFERAAWFAFHVALSDAAVSGIPPSHLTVSFTLPPEMTDEQFRTVWETFDREAREFGVSIVTGHTARYGGCSYPWVGGATTLAVGDPDDLVRPDGARPGDRLLVTKGPAIEAAGFMVTLFEEAVDLPEGTIAAAKERFYDMSPVRDALTAAAAGPVTAMHDATEGGVRGALVELAQAGGVRIDVDSSAVPFLPGVREACEFFDIDPWMSTSEGTLLVTVRPEGADDVLAALDDEGIPAAEVGEVSAGEGAFVDGEEVAHPEVDPSWAVFEEYAEKVGLE from the coding sequence ATGACCGACCTCGGCAAAGTCGACCGGGCGTTCTTCGACGAACACATCTACCCCAACCTCGGCGCCGACCGCGACGACGTGACGCTCGGACCGCGCCACGGCGTCGACTTCGGCGCGGTCGAGGTCGGCGGTCGAACGGTCGTCCTCGCCAGCGACCCGCTCTCGCTCACCCCGGCGCTGGGTTTCGAGCGCGCGGCGTGGTTCGCCTTCCACGTCGCGCTCTCGGACGCCGCGGTGTCGGGCATCCCGCCCTCGCACCTGACCGTCTCGTTCACCCTCCCGCCGGAGATGACCGACGAGCAGTTCCGGACGGTCTGGGAGACGTTCGACCGCGAGGCCCGCGAGTTCGGCGTGAGCATCGTGACGGGCCACACCGCCCGCTACGGCGGGTGTTCGTACCCGTGGGTCGGGGGCGCGACGACGCTCGCGGTTGGCGACCCCGACGACCTCGTGCGTCCGGACGGCGCGCGCCCGGGCGACCGACTGCTCGTGACGAAGGGACCGGCCATCGAGGCCGCGGGGTTCATGGTGACGCTGTTCGAGGAGGCCGTCGACTTACCCGAGGGTACCATCGCGGCGGCCAAGGAGCGCTTCTACGACATGAGTCCGGTCCGGGACGCCCTGACCGCGGCGGCCGCCGGGCCGGTCACCGCGATGCACGACGCCACCGAGGGCGGCGTACGGGGCGCGCTGGTCGAACTCGCCCAGGCGGGCGGCGTCAGAATCGACGTCGACTCGTCGGCGGTGCCGTTCCTCCCCGGCGTCCGGGAGGCCTGCGAGTTCTTCGACATCGACCCCTGGATGTCGACCAGCGAGGGGACCCTGCTGGTGACGGTCCGGCCCGAAGGCGCCGACGACGTGCTCGCGGCGCTCGACGATGAGGGCATCCCCGCCGCGGAAGTCGGCGAGGTGTCGGCGGGCGAGGGCGCGTTCGTCGACGGCGAAGAGGTCGCGCATCCCGAAGTCGACCCCTCGTGGGCGGTCTTCGAGGAGTACGCCGAGAAGGTCGGTCTGGAGTGA
- a CDS encoding DUF6653 family protein has translation MPGKITDVMDDEVWGRHSNPKSGWSRFFAGPVLVLALCYRKWSLVILTALFVLVNPVLFPEPDEELDDWMYKVVKAEERWTADGNRLVGLGYPQVVNTLSIPVMLWALYAAYERKPISSVSLALASQGLNQWCMKEIVEHYEEIDSN, from the coding sequence GTGCCAGGGAAAATTACGGATGTGATGGACGACGAAGTATGGGGTCGCCACTCAAACCCGAAGAGCGGATGGAGTCGATTCTTTGCGGGGCCGGTGCTCGTCCTCGCGCTGTGTTACCGCAAGTGGTCGCTGGTGATTCTCACCGCGCTGTTCGTGCTGGTCAATCCGGTGCTGTTCCCCGAACCCGACGAGGAGTTGGACGACTGGATGTACAAGGTCGTGAAGGCAGAAGAGCGGTGGACCGCCGACGGTAATCGCCTCGTCGGCCTCGGATACCCGCAGGTCGTGAACACGCTGAGTATTCCGGTGATGCTGTGGGCGCTGTACGCCGCCTACGAGCGAAAACCGATTTCGTCGGTGTCTCTCGCGCTCGCTTCGCAGGGGCTGAACCAGTGGTGCATGAAGGAAATCGTCGAACACTACGAGGAGATCGATTCGAACTGA
- a CDS encoding thioredoxin family protein: MTDPATTETAEAVEAAETPEKPVDLADADELDEFIAAHDRALVEFHTQGCSLCQAIQPVLGNVARATDVAVGTMNPRDDPPLVEAYDVRSVPTLLLFEDGELVDRLAEGFQGTEAVVAFVEGRGRSGD, from the coding sequence GTGACCGACCCAGCTACGACGGAGACGGCCGAGGCTGTCGAGGCGGCCGAGACGCCCGAGAAACCGGTCGACCTCGCCGACGCCGACGAACTCGACGAGTTCATCGCCGCTCACGACCGCGCGCTCGTAGAGTTCCACACTCAGGGCTGTTCGCTCTGCCAGGCCATCCAACCCGTCCTGGGCAACGTCGCCCGCGCGACCGACGTCGCCGTCGGGACGATGAACCCCCGCGACGACCCGCCGCTGGTCGAGGCGTACGACGTCCGGAGCGTCCCGACCCTCCTGCTGTTCGAGGACGGCGAACTCGTCGACCGACTCGCCGAGGGGTTCCAGGGGACCGAAGCGGTCGTGGCGTTCGTCGAGGGCCGCGGCCGGAGCGGCGACTGA
- a CDS encoding nitroreductase/quinone reductase family protein → MPRLSTGWKERIALVGLAGVGLLAVRRTLRERTDRQATDPAGAPAGSAARSDEPTVEAAEPPAPDWAYDVLNPVMERLLRSPLHGLVSDSVALITFTGRKTGAEYTTPVGYLEEDGRVVVFTHSDWWKNLRGGRPVRLRIRGEEREGVAEPTNDPAEVADHVERYLEREGVGNARRLGLRIEGEGMPDRPALEDALAGTVAIEVELEGEAVRRA, encoded by the coding sequence ATGCCACGACTGTCGACGGGGTGGAAGGAGCGAATCGCGCTCGTCGGACTCGCGGGGGTCGGCCTCCTCGCCGTTCGACGGACGCTTCGAGAACGAACCGACCGACAGGCCACTGACCCGGCGGGCGCGCCCGCGGGGTCGGCGGCTCGAAGCGACGAACCCACCGTCGAGGCCGCCGAACCGCCGGCGCCCGATTGGGCCTACGACGTACTCAACCCGGTGATGGAGCGACTGCTCCGGTCGCCGCTCCACGGTCTCGTCAGCGACTCGGTCGCGCTCATCACCTTCACCGGCCGAAAGACCGGCGCAGAGTACACCACGCCGGTCGGCTACCTCGAAGAGGACGGCCGAGTCGTCGTGTTCACCCACAGCGACTGGTGGAAGAACCTCCGGGGCGGTCGGCCGGTCCGACTCCGCATCCGGGGCGAGGAGCGCGAGGGAGTCGCCGAACCGACCAACGACCCCGCGGAGGTGGCCGACCACGTCGAGCGCTACCTCGAACGCGAGGGCGTGGGGAACGCCCGCCGACTCGGCCTGCGAATCGAGGGCGAGGGGATGCCGGACAGGCCGGCGCTCGAAGACGCGCTTGCCGGGACCGTCGCCATCGAAGTCGAACTGGAGGGAGAAGCCGTCCGGCGGGCGTGA
- the trxA gene encoding thioredoxin translates to MTVTLKDFYADWCGPCKTQDPILEEMEEDWGEVDFEKVDVDEHQDVANEYQVRSIPTIVVENDDGVVERFVGVTQRDELEDALEKAGA, encoded by the coding sequence ATGACTGTCACGCTGAAGGACTTCTACGCGGATTGGTGTGGACCGTGCAAGACCCAGGACCCCATCCTCGAAGAGATGGAGGAGGACTGGGGCGAGGTCGACTTCGAGAAGGTGGACGTGGACGAGCACCAGGACGTGGCCAACGAGTACCAGGTCCGCTCGATTCCGACCATCGTGGTCGAGAACGACGACGGCGTGGTCGAGCGGTTCGTCGGCGTCACCCAGCGCGACGAACTCGAAGACGCCCTCGAGAAGGCGGGCGCGTAA
- a CDS encoding DUF7344 domain-containing protein, producing MDEDPSKDRNTCDASRATESRSGTLRSDDPAETILELNEVFAAISHPRRRYLLYTLINGSCDETLAELATKIAAWERDEPLADVSDEDRRDVQVSLYHSHVPKLADLGILTYERSDDIIVRAENTAQVQAVLDGAGAEVDARQEDHARNRRQDE from the coding sequence ATGGACGAAGACCCGTCAAAGGACAGAAACACCTGCGACGCGAGTCGGGCGACGGAGAGTCGCTCGGGGACGCTCCGCTCGGACGACCCGGCGGAAACCATCCTGGAACTGAACGAGGTGTTCGCAGCGATCAGTCACCCGCGCCGTCGCTATCTGCTGTACACGCTCATCAACGGGAGTTGCGATGAGACGCTCGCCGAACTGGCGACCAAGATAGCCGCGTGGGAACGAGACGAACCGCTCGCCGACGTGTCGGACGAGGACCGCAGGGACGTCCAGGTGTCGCTCTATCACTCGCACGTGCCGAAACTCGCAGACCTCGGTATACTCACCTACGAACGAAGTGACGACATCATCGTACGCGCGGAGAACACCGCCCAGGTGCAGGCCGTCCTCGACGGTGCGGGGGCAGAAGTCGACGCCCGGCAGGAAGACCACGCGCGAAACAGGAGGCAGGATGAGTAA
- a CDS encoding preprotein translocase subunit Sec61beta, with protein sequence MSSSDSGGLMSSAGLVRYFDAEDRNAIRLDPKTIVAFGVLFGVFIKVLNILAL encoded by the coding sequence ATGAGCAGCAGTGACTCCGGCGGACTGATGTCCAGCGCCGGACTCGTCCGGTACTTCGACGCAGAGGACCGCAACGCGATTCGACTCGACCCCAAGACCATCGTCGCGTTCGGCGTCCTCTTCGGCGTGTTCATCAAAGTGCTGAACATCCTCGCGCTGTAG